Proteins co-encoded in one Balneolaceae bacterium genomic window:
- a CDS encoding AMP-binding protein, whose amino-acid sequence MMGSQYSVPTFDLPKQNLTFLSTETENFTYKNLYQFCKRIQAQFKNIKPGAKEPLLIVADSSIETVFLIAASFLLKIPILPIHPETSTYEIESVLDQVKPSAVYMNKNNSFELLNEYPQLELPEEAFRFDEQYESIELILDQPEQIAGYFLTSGSTGIPKIVPVKRRQVLFAASSSAQNFKPGNNKYWLLCLPLNHVGGINVIYRSVLYHSAIYLVASFEKEKIRELLQDKESFEVASMVPTMLVQLMEDSFFRVHFNFKAILLGGGPISMDLINRSLTRGLPIVCSYGMTETCAQIAANPMLRSGGMYIPKKSVGPVFEPNEIEIRNDKNVTVLYNESGHIWLKGPQIFDGYIEESINQNYFDDEGWFYTGDYGHTNRKGQLFIENRRTDLILTGGENVNPVEVEEILNSFSSIQESAVVGIPDKKWGQKVTAFLVLKENSEELNKQEIEKGLRDSLRSYKMPKEFIIISKLPRTATQKIKRAELIRLYKEAVDSR is encoded by the coding sequence ATGATGGGGAGCCAATACAGTGTTCCAACATTCGATTTACCAAAACAGAACCTGACTTTTCTATCAACAGAAACCGAAAATTTCACCTACAAAAATCTCTACCAGTTTTGTAAGCGAATTCAAGCTCAATTTAAAAATATCAAACCGGGGGCAAAGGAACCTCTTTTGATAGTAGCCGACAGTTCAATTGAGACAGTTTTTTTAATTGCAGCCTCCTTCCTACTGAAAATACCGATCCTGCCGATTCATCCGGAAACTTCTACCTATGAGATTGAAAGTGTATTGGATCAGGTAAAACCCTCGGCTGTTTACATGAATAAGAATAATTCTTTTGAGCTTCTGAATGAATATCCACAACTGGAACTTCCTGAAGAGGCATTTAGGTTTGATGAACAGTATGAATCCATTGAACTAATCCTTGATCAACCTGAACAGATAGCGGGTTATTTTCTTACCTCCGGTTCAACGGGCATTCCGAAAATAGTACCGGTAAAACGGCGGCAAGTTCTGTTTGCAGCATCCTCATCAGCACAAAATTTTAAACCCGGGAATAACAAATACTGGCTGCTCTGCCTTCCCTTAAATCACGTTGGTGGCATTAATGTTATCTATCGATCTGTATTATATCATTCGGCAATCTACCTGGTAGCATCTTTTGAGAAGGAAAAGATCCGGGAGCTGCTGCAAGATAAAGAGTCATTCGAAGTGGCTTCTATGGTACCGACAATGCTGGTGCAACTGATGGAAGATTCATTTTTCAGGGTTCATTTTAATTTCAAAGCCATTCTACTGGGCGGCGGGCCGATCTCCATGGATCTCATTAACAGATCTTTAACCCGGGGGCTCCCCATAGTTTGCAGTTACGGTATGACGGAAACATGTGCCCAGATTGCAGCCAATCCTATGCTGAGAAGCGGCGGAATGTATATTCCCAAAAAAAGTGTAGGGCCTGTATTTGAACCGAATGAAATTGAGATTCGAAACGATAAGAATGTGACTGTTCTCTACAATGAATCCGGACATATCTGGCTGAAGGGACCACAGATTTTTGACGGGTACATCGAGGAATCGATCAACCAAAATTACTTTGATGATGAGGGCTGGTTTTACACGGGCGATTACGGACATACCAACCGAAAAGGGCAGCTATTTATTGAAAACCGGCGAACAGATCTGATTTTAACCGGTGGGGAGAATGTAAATCCTGTGGAAGTTGAGGAGATTCTGAACTCATTTTCGAGCATTCAAGAATCGGCCGTTGTTGGAATTCCAGATAAAAAATGGGGACAAAAAGTAACAGCGTTTCTTGTTTTGAAAGAAAATAGTGAAGAGCTGAATAAACAGGAGATTGAAAAAGGATTGAGAGACTCACTCCGAAGTTACAAAATGCCGAAAGAGTTTATCATCATCAGTAAACTACCAAGAACCGCTACTCAAAAAATTAAACGGGCTGAATTAATCCGACTTTACAAAGAAGCCGTCGATTCGAGATAA
- a CDS encoding enolase C-terminal domain-like protein produces MLQLFEYELPFRSAFKTGSSDFKNRKGVLIHYHENNIDFVSEASPLPGFSRETFGDVRQSLLDQKRWIVDFLRGNFTMQNIRDLNEVSELNLPSILCGLSYLSLSILAKRQGKTIYHLFDKKPPQEILINDVIGHASIREMKNQIQSSIKKGFKVLKIKAPHPLDELASLLGSIQKDHPDIYFRLDANQSWPPSELKEIFGQLEQLPIEYIEEPCKINELSEIEEVQQMSPFPIALDESIFTINRLKTALALYPNLVLIVKPMVLGNILEIHETISQFRSSFKRIVVTTTLESRIGRTMTASTASLIGDPQMRHGLHTGHLLADDLLPDFKIENGSIQNLPKNPAIDIFSQIKTSYLKKLG; encoded by the coding sequence ATGCTTCAACTATTTGAATATGAACTTCCATTCCGATCTGCATTTAAAACCGGCTCGTCTGATTTTAAAAACCGAAAAGGAGTTCTTATTCATTACCATGAAAACAATATTGATTTCGTTTCGGAAGCCTCTCCCCTTCCGGGTTTTTCCAGGGAAACGTTTGGGGATGTCCGGCAATCTCTATTAGATCAAAAGAGATGGATTGTGGATTTTCTGAGAGGGAATTTCACAATGCAAAACATTCGTGATTTGAATGAAGTCAGCGAATTGAATCTACCGTCCATTCTATGTGGGTTGAGTTATTTGAGTCTTTCGATCTTGGCGAAGCGACAGGGAAAAACGATTTATCATCTGTTTGATAAAAAACCGCCCCAGGAAATTCTTATTAATGATGTTATCGGCCATGCTTCTATTCGGGAGATGAAAAATCAAATCCAGTCGTCCATCAAAAAAGGGTTCAAGGTACTGAAGATAAAAGCTCCCCATCCGCTTGATGAGCTCGCATCTCTTCTCGGTTCAATTCAAAAAGATCATCCAGATATTTATTTCCGGCTCGACGCCAACCAATCCTGGCCACCATCAGAACTAAAAGAAATCTTTGGCCAGCTGGAGCAACTTCCGATCGAATATATTGAAGAGCCCTGTAAGATCAACGAGCTTTCCGAGATCGAAGAAGTTCAGCAAATGTCTCCTTTCCCGATTGCACTGGATGAATCCATTTTTACGATCAACCGGTTAAAAACAGCTCTTGCCCTGTACCCCAACCTTGTACTTATCGTCAAACCGATGGTATTGGGAAATATTTTGGAGATCCATGAAACAATTTCACAATTCAGAAGTAGCTTTAAACGTATAGTCGTTACAACAACGCTCGAGTCGAGAATTGGTCGCACAATGACAGCCTCAACAGCTTCTCTGATTGGCGACCCTCAGATGAGACATGGTTTACATACCGGACATCTTTTAGCTGATGATCTATTGCCGGATTTTAAAATCGAGAACGGATCGATACAGAATCTCCCGAAAAATCCTGCCATTGATATATTCAGCCAGATAAAAACATCTTATTTAAAAAAATTGGGATAG
- a CDS encoding 1,4-dihydroxy-2-naphthoate polyprenyltransferase, which yields MKRSKISTWLSAARPQTLAASIVPIMVGASLAWSHYAFRLDTTIVALLCALLIQVGTNFANDYYDFKKGADTDDRIGFERATALGLISPRAMLTATYITMALAFLIGLYLVWVGGWIILIIGILSLLFGILYTGGPYPLGYNGLGDIFVFIFFGIIAVMGTYYVNALEWSTTSFLASLPVGALCVNILVVNNLRDIHQDRVSGKRTLGVLFGEKMLKMEYLALLFLAFLIPVIFYHFYGYGIAIILPYLALPLGWRLIKQVYYHDDKKELNKTLERTAQFMILFGLLFSIGIIL from the coding sequence TTGAAGAGATCCAAAATTAGTACCTGGCTGAGCGCTGCACGTCCCCAAACCCTTGCGGCATCCATTGTTCCAATCATGGTGGGGGCTTCACTTGCCTGGAGTCACTACGCTTTTCGGCTCGATACTACAATCGTTGCACTCCTCTGTGCACTGCTCATCCAGGTAGGCACCAACTTTGCAAACGACTATTACGATTTTAAAAAAGGAGCTGATACGGATGATCGAATCGGTTTTGAACGAGCTACGGCTCTCGGGCTCATCTCACCCCGGGCAATGCTCACTGCAACATACATTACAATGGCCCTGGCTTTTTTAATCGGTTTATACCTGGTTTGGGTGGGCGGATGGATAATCCTGATCATCGGCATCCTATCCCTTCTGTTTGGCATTCTCTACACCGGCGGCCCCTATCCACTTGGATACAATGGCCTTGGCGATATTTTTGTTTTTATCTTTTTCGGCATTATTGCAGTGATGGGAACCTATTACGTAAACGCACTGGAATGGAGCACAACATCGTTTCTTGCCTCACTACCCGTTGGAGCCCTGTGCGTAAATATTCTTGTGGTTAATAACCTTCGGGATATCCATCAAGACAGAGTATCGGGCAAAAGAACACTTGGAGTTCTGTTTGGGGAAAAAATGTTGAAAATGGAGTATCTGGCTTTGCTTTTTTTAGCTTTTCTTATCCCTGTAATTTTCTATCATTTTTATGGATACGGTATCGCAATTATATTGCCCTACCTGGCTCTCCCGCTTGGGTGGAGACTGATTAAACAAGTCTACTATCACGATGATAAAAAAGAGCTAAACAAAACCCTGGAACGCACTGCACAGTTTATGATTCTGTTTGGTCTCCTTTTTTCCATTGGAATAATCCTGTAA
- a CDS encoding glutamine synthetase beta-grasp domain-containing protein, whose translation MAYSKLEYIWLDGNKPTQSLRSKTKIVHDFSGELEDCPIWNFDGSSTGQATGESSDCLLKPVAIFPDPDKENGYLVMTEVLNADGSPHATNGRAHIDEEDEDFWFGYEQEYFLVDPETNMPLGFSINGYPAPQGPYYCGVGARSVFGREIIDEHLDICLEAGLNIEGTNGEVAAGQWEFQIFAKGAARAGDEIWVGRYLIERTARKYGIAVDWHPKPLGDTDWNGSGMHANFSNGAMRDEGGEELMKNVCEAFANNIQEHIAVYGHDNDKRLTGKHETQSIDKFSYGVSDRGASIRIPVGTVEDGWKGRLEDRRPASNADPYKVGARIIKTVHSAL comes from the coding sequence ATGGCGTATTCCAAACTTGAATATATCTGGCTTGATGGAAACAAGCCGACTCAGTCATTAAGAAGCAAGACTAAAATTGTTCACGATTTTAGCGGAGAACTTGAAGATTGTCCTATTTGGAACTTTGACGGAAGTTCAACCGGACAGGCTACAGGAGAATCCTCAGACTGCCTTCTGAAACCCGTTGCAATTTTCCCCGATCCCGATAAGGAAAACGGGTATCTCGTTATGACAGAAGTACTAAATGCAGATGGATCCCCGCATGCAACGAACGGCAGAGCTCATATCGATGAGGAAGATGAAGATTTTTGGTTTGGATATGAGCAGGAGTACTTCCTTGTTGATCCTGAGACAAACATGCCATTAGGATTTTCAATTAATGGTTATCCTGCACCCCAGGGGCCCTATTATTGTGGTGTTGGTGCAAGAAGCGTATTTGGCAGAGAGATTATCGACGAACATCTTGATATCTGTCTCGAAGCCGGACTGAATATTGAAGGAACAAACGGTGAGGTTGCTGCCGGACAATGGGAATTCCAGATTTTTGCCAAAGGCGCAGCTCGTGCCGGTGATGAGATCTGGGTAGGCCGTTACCTGATTGAACGAACCGCCCGTAAATATGGAATAGCTGTAGACTGGCATCCAAAACCACTCGGTGATACTGACTGGAACGGTTCAGGAATGCATGCAAACTTCTCCAACGGCGCCATGCGAGACGAAGGCGGCGAAGAGTTGATGAAAAACGTTTGCGAGGCATTTGCCAACAACATCCAGGAACACATTGCAGTCTATGGACATGATAACGACAAACGGCTGACCGGTAAGCACGAAACTCAGTCTATTGATAAATTCAGTTACGGTGTATCCGACAGAGGAGCATCTATCAGAATTCCTGTTGGAACTGTTGAAGATGGATGGAAAGGACGTCTGGAAGATCGACGACCCGCTTCTAATGCAGATCCTTATAAAGTAGGTGCACGAATTATCAAGACTGTTCACTCAGCTCTATAA
- a CDS encoding HAD-IIA family hydrolase — protein sequence MIRNPFLKRLIFSLTFYESRFFFSTVKNYKAVFLDSYGVLKNHQGLIEGVADTLNYLREQDIELRVLTNDASRSQIQQVQMFEDLGLKGLKENEIVTSGMLARQFLELKIKKGKFAYLGTDNSANYIMQNGLIGIPVSEVDIENSTDVAAFVFLDDEGFDWHRDINRTVNFLRRNNLPIIVANSDKYYPISRDDVAVAIGGISRLCESVLNQKFIRFGKPDSQMFMFAFDDINKTGNFDKSDILMVGDTLHTDILGGNKFGLKTLLVLSGNTRGKTAEAKINSTGIIPDYIANSILE from the coding sequence TTGATCCGGAACCCATTCTTAAAGCGCTTAATATTTAGTTTAACATTTTATGAATCACGTTTCTTTTTTTCAACAGTAAAAAATTACAAAGCCGTTTTTTTAGATTCCTACGGTGTACTTAAAAATCACCAGGGACTCATTGAAGGAGTTGCAGATACCCTCAATTACCTCCGTGAGCAGGATATAGAACTTCGTGTATTGACGAATGATGCTTCACGGAGCCAGATACAACAGGTGCAAATGTTTGAAGACCTGGGCTTAAAAGGACTTAAAGAAAATGAGATTGTCACTTCCGGAATGTTAGCAAGACAGTTTTTAGAACTGAAAATTAAAAAGGGAAAATTTGCTTACCTGGGAACAGATAATTCAGCCAATTACATCATGCAAAACGGTCTTATTGGAATTCCTGTTTCCGAGGTAGATATTGAAAATAGTACGGATGTAGCGGCTTTTGTTTTTTTAGATGACGAGGGTTTTGACTGGCACCGTGATATTAACAGGACGGTAAATTTCTTAAGGCGAAATAACCTGCCTATTATCGTTGCGAACTCCGATAAATATTATCCTATTTCAAGAGATGATGTTGCTGTGGCAATTGGGGGCATTTCACGGTTGTGTGAATCTGTTTTAAATCAAAAATTTATACGGTTTGGAAAACCCGATTCTCAGATGTTTATGTTTGCATTTGATGATATCAACAAAACCGGCAATTTCGACAAAAGTGATATTCTGATGGTGGGAGATACCCTTCACACAGATATTTTGGGAGGGAACAAATTTGGGCTTAAAACTTTATTGGTGCTTTCCGGGAATACCCGCGGAAAAACTGCCGAGGCCAAAATCAATTCAACCGGGATTATTCCGGATTATATTGCGAACTCTATATTGGAGTAA
- a CDS encoding carboxypeptidase-like regulatory domain-containing protein translates to MNYRILFLLSIFITLISCEKVTIEDETFGSIQGTVIDSETDLPINNANITTTPPTNSILTEDDGTFRLDEIPVGSYSIQARKNKFQNNSVSVAVREDQVAVANIVLAPEEEEPDTTSSDAQNPE, encoded by the coding sequence ATGAACTACAGAATTTTATTCCTGCTCTCAATTTTTATTACACTAATTTCTTGCGAAAAAGTCACCATTGAAGATGAGACTTTCGGCAGTATTCAGGGAACGGTTATTGACAGTGAAACAGATTTACCCATCAATAACGCTAATATAACAACAACTCCACCGACCAATTCTATTCTCACCGAAGATGACGGAACTTTTCGGCTGGATGAAATACCGGTTGGCAGTTATTCCATACAAGCCAGAAAGAATAAGTTCCAGAATAACTCCGTGAGTGTTGCTGTAAGAGAGGATCAAGTTGCTGTTGCGAATATTGTTTTGGCACCTGAAGAGGAAGAACCAGATACAACATCCAGTGATGCCCAAAATCCTGAATAG
- a CDS encoding curlin repeat-containing protein: MIPYIFFCLVLSLVNIGTFDSGFSEADTDTTETQSSNNTITVTQQGSGNSVSVSQSGSKNKTNVTVKSSGENNHTEITSGSDSLQANVEFLGESNQLITHPGPWIQSFSIKASLNTLSKKNFNFNEFYFIFNDPEKSLYIHQTSDGVRITKKKQ, from the coding sequence ATGATACCATACATTTTTTTCTGCCTGGTTTTGTCGCTGGTGAATATAGGTACATTTGATTCAGGGTTTTCTGAAGCTGATACGGACACAACAGAAACTCAATCCAGTAATAATACAATTACAGTTACACAACAAGGAAGCGGCAATTCCGTATCTGTTTCTCAGAGCGGTTCAAAGAACAAAACGAACGTCACAGTTAAATCAAGCGGAGAAAATAACCATACAGAAATTACGTCAGGAAGCGATTCACTGCAAGCAAATGTAGAATTCCTTGGTGAATCTAACCAACTGATTACCCATCCAGGCCCCTGGATTCAGTCTTTCTCGATAAAAGCGTCTCTCAATACTCTTTCAAAAAAGAACTTTAATTTTAACGAATTTTATTTCATTTTTAACGATCCTGAAAAATCATTATATATTCATCAAACATCTGATGGAGTGAGAATCACTAAAAAAAAGCAATGA
- a CDS encoding curlin repeat-containing protein has product MKSYKSILICLTIAFTTGLTFAQSNESHIEQVGTSHKGYIQQEPGNITYGSYIGNFPGNGFDGLPNGIPFQGKNGADGSLSDSYAEILQYESSNMASILQAGSHWAQIFQLGFSNIASILQENGSGESSSFNPPGVANPCPPPFEPCDASSNDGSTAYIYQDGDENEAKIVQYGSQLEAIIHQYGDENYASILQDFRGVSSSNSMSGYRMCRNFSRQTIIILLQLNSLCLPKTLSR; this is encoded by the coding sequence ATGAAATCATACAAGTCAATTCTAATTTGCCTTACCATTGCGTTTACAACCGGTTTGACATTCGCCCAATCGAACGAGTCTCATATTGAACAGGTTGGCACATCTCATAAGGGTTACATACAACAAGAGCCCGGTAATATTACATATGGTTCATATATCGGTAATTTCCCTGGAAACGGGTTTGATGGTCTGCCCAATGGGATTCCATTTCAGGGTAAAAACGGTGCAGATGGTTCATTATCTGACTCTTATGCAGAGATTTTGCAGTACGAGTCAAGTAATATGGCCTCAATATTACAGGCGGGCAGCCATTGGGCGCAAATATTCCAACTCGGTTTTAGCAATATAGCATCGATTTTACAAGAAAACGGTTCCGGTGAATCTTCTTCATTCAACCCACCGGGAGTAGCCAACCCATGTCCTCCTCCCTTTGAGCCTTGCGATGCTTCATCTAATGACGGCTCTACTGCTTATATATATCAGGATGGCGACGAAAATGAAGCAAAAATTGTTCAGTATGGTTCGCAGTTGGAAGCTATCATTCATCAGTATGGCGACGAAAACTACGCATCCATATTGCAGGATTTCAGGGGAGTATCATCTTCTAACAGTATGTCAGGTTATCGCATGTGCAGAAATTTTTCAAGACAAACAATAATAATATTGCTACAGTTAAACAGTTTGTGCCTACCGAAAACCCTCTCTAGATAG
- a CDS encoding curlin repeat-containing protein, whose amino-acid sequence MKKLTTLLVMLLFTAGMAFGQNNATVDQNDDGNEAFIDQVGDLNTANVEQTSDVGLSEGEGHFADIDQLGLGGLGSGVNNLATVKQDFRVTGAHATTIEQWGDDNVAHVEQVDAGNNVANILQDGIENFANVYQQYWNEFDATQIGDDNKIIGVPGGGTYGFGGRAFQIADGFSSLRYEMDFTQDGDNNTIQAGQERGYGSSTILQTGDWNAALSYQNGGSGDMIDIAQTGHENDAVVNQIN is encoded by the coding sequence ATGAAAAAGCTAACAACACTACTCGTAATGCTGCTCTTTACGGCAGGAATGGCCTTTGGGCAGAATAATGCAACAGTCGATCAGAATGATGATGGCAATGAAGCTTTCATTGATCAGGTTGGTGACCTTAACACGGCAAATGTAGAACAAACTTCTGATGTTGGACTTAGTGAAGGTGAGGGTCATTTTGCTGATATAGATCAACTTGGTTTAGGTGGTCTGGGCTCAGGAGTAAACAATCTTGCAACTGTAAAGCAAGATTTTCGAGTTACAGGCGCCCATGCTACAACCATTGAACAGTGGGGAGATGATAACGTAGCTCATGTTGAGCAGGTAGACGCAGGAAACAACGTAGCAAACATACTACAAGACGGAATAGAAAACTTTGCAAATGTTTACCAACAATACTGGAATGAGTTTGATGCTACACAGATTGGTGATGATAACAAAATTATAGGTGTACCAGGCGGTGGAACATATGGATTCGGTGGTCGTGCTTTTCAAATAGCAGATGGTTTTTCATCCTTACGGTATGAAATGGACTTCACTCAAGATGGAGATAACAACACAATTCAAGCTGGACAAGAAAGAGGTTATGGTTCTTCAACAATACTCCAAACAGGTGATTGGAACGCTGCGCTATCCTACCAAAACGGTGGTAGTGGTGATATGATAGACATTGCACAAACTGGTCATGAGAATGATGCTGTGGTAAATCAAATAAACTGA
- a CDS encoding CsgG/HfaB family protein — translation MHTERATPGTLSKANESLRSLPDPSEKVVAAVYRFRDQTGQYKPSERVASWSTAVTQGATSILIKSMEESGWFVPIERENISNLLNERQIIQSIRQQHSGPEGPDPLPPLLFAGVMLEGGVIGYDTNVITGGAGLRYLATGGSNMFRKDQVTIYLRAVSTQSGRVLKTVHTTKSVLSQQLEGGAFRYIDTNRLLEAEAGYTYNEPPVMAVTEAIDEAVKLLILEGIEEGIWSAENDDEVLAYKENFEYSKKQEERLRRDYFGFDTREELRDGFTVGVGGLLGSHIGNYKSPSKRAGLAIQVEKNMNNYFSIRGNFQRGEIGVNEVFLSPLNSVDLLLNVYATPNYHLSPFMSLGGGILAFDKKYDYLEDQFFPTASFETGLDLRFNNNFGLRVSAQYRYLLQDGLDGVSEGRYNDQQWNVNLSFLIKPNFY, via the coding sequence ATGCATACCGAAAGAGCAACTCCCGGCACATTAAGTAAAGCAAACGAATCACTCAGATCACTGCCAGATCCATCGGAAAAAGTTGTGGCGGCAGTTTACCGGTTCCGGGATCAAACGGGCCAGTATAAACCGAGTGAACGGGTAGCCAGCTGGTCAACAGCCGTTACACAAGGTGCCACGTCTATCTTAATAAAATCTATGGAAGAGTCCGGCTGGTTCGTTCCGATTGAGCGTGAGAATATCTCCAACCTTTTAAATGAACGGCAGATTATTCAATCGATACGGCAGCAGCATTCCGGCCCGGAAGGACCTGACCCCCTTCCTCCTTTGCTATTTGCGGGGGTTATGCTTGAAGGCGGCGTCATTGGCTATGATACAAATGTGATCACCGGTGGGGCTGGGTTGCGATATCTTGCTACCGGTGGTTCAAATATGTTTCGCAAGGATCAGGTGACGATCTATCTGCGGGCTGTATCCACACAGAGTGGAAGAGTTTTAAAAACAGTGCATACTACGAAATCCGTTCTATCTCAACAATTAGAGGGCGGTGCATTCCGATATATCGACACCAACAGACTCCTTGAGGCTGAGGCTGGTTACACATACAATGAGCCTCCGGTTATGGCTGTCACTGAGGCGATTGATGAAGCCGTAAAACTTCTGATTCTGGAAGGCATTGAAGAAGGTATATGGAGTGCTGAAAACGATGATGAGGTTCTCGCCTACAAAGAGAATTTCGAATATAGCAAAAAACAAGAAGAACGGTTGAGAAGAGATTACTTTGGTTTTGATACCCGGGAAGAGTTACGAGATGGATTTACAGTAGGTGTTGGTGGGCTCTTAGGAAGCCATATTGGGAACTATAAATCTCCAAGTAAAAGAGCAGGTTTGGCGATTCAAGTCGAGAAAAACATGAATAATTACTTCTCAATCAGAGGAAATTTTCAAAGAGGTGAAATCGGGGTTAATGAAGTTTTTTTAAGCCCTCTCAATAGTGTTGATCTATTATTAAATGTCTATGCCACACCCAATTACCATCTCTCACCATTTATGAGTTTAGGGGGAGGGATTTTAGCTTTCGACAAAAAATATGACTATCTGGAAGATCAATTTTTTCCAACTGCAAGTTTCGAAACTGGTCTGGATCTTAGATTCAATAACAACTTCGGTCTACGGGTAAGTGCTCAGTACAGGTATTTATTACAAGATGGTCTTGACGGAGTTTCTGAGGGCAGGTATAACGACCAGCAGTGGAACGTGAACTTAAGTTTTTTAATAAAACCAAATTTCTATTAA
- a CDS encoding curli assembly protein CsgF gives MKASQFLLFLISFLFLLAASTSAQDLVYEPKNPAFGGHPGNYSWLKSSADTQNLFEEDFSSNRFQRDPLEDFKNSLQRQVLSQLTRDLVLRQFGEGEEIQESRFEFGEFVIEVIPGLDGIQLRIFNILTGDETSITIPNF, from the coding sequence ATGAAAGCATCTCAATTTTTACTTTTTCTGATTTCATTTTTGTTTCTTTTGGCTGCTTCGACTTCTGCCCAGGATTTAGTTTATGAACCCAAGAATCCCGCATTTGGTGGTCACCCGGGCAACTATTCATGGTTAAAAAGTTCTGCTGATACACAAAATTTGTTCGAGGAGGATTTTTCTTCTAACAGATTCCAAAGAGATCCCCTTGAGGATTTTAAAAACTCACTACAACGGCAAGTTTTATCACAATTAACCCGCGATTTAGTGCTCAGGCAATTCGGGGAGGGAGAAGAGATCCAGGAATCCAGGTTTGAGTTTGGAGAATTTGTGATCGAGGTCATTCCCGGACTTGATGGAATTCAATTACGAATATTCAATATCCTTACCGGAGATGAAACCAGCATAACAATCCCGAATTTTTAG
- a CDS encoding CsgE family curli-type amyloid fiber assembly protein, with product MYLSLKVILFGLLFVGSILFYSNAAAQTDQAACQNYQEYVADKGETLESISGYFGSSRFIDLIKSSNLEIFSENTSLDKEVVLKIPHKVYFYNESGWSVSEVLNNPFCEKIENISSFNDSLEVVSQEESSDTSSENKLEKFRTAFESLINEKRTEQQEEIQAKAEQQIFIELDGLVTDETRSKIGRDFYDIFYQKWEAPPNSSNFTIVISEQPTPSLGSLVSVSVNDEQVFRYRLQPRYEIIEQVANYAVQYTYNYMQENKHQYKIY from the coding sequence ATGTACTTAAGCTTAAAAGTCATATTATTTGGGCTGTTGTTTGTTGGAAGCATTCTTTTCTATTCTAATGCTGCGGCACAAACCGACCAGGCTGCTTGTCAAAATTATCAAGAATATGTAGCTGACAAGGGCGAAACTTTAGAAAGCATTTCAGGCTATTTTGGCAGTTCTCGTTTTATAGATCTCATTAAATCCTCAAACCTTGAAATATTTTCAGAAAATACTTCCCTTGATAAAGAAGTTGTTCTGAAAATTCCTCATAAAGTTTATTTCTATAATGAATCGGGGTGGTCTGTTTCTGAAGTTCTGAATAATCCATTTTGTGAAAAAATAGAGAATATTTCTTCATTTAATGACTCGCTTGAAGTAGTCTCGCAGGAAGAGAGTAGCGATACAAGTTCAGAGAACAAACTTGAAAAATTCAGAACCGCTTTTGAATCACTAATCAACGAAAAACGCACTGAACAGCAAGAAGAAATTCAGGCAAAAGCTGAGCAACAAATATTTATCGAGTTAGATGGATTAGTAACCGACGAGACCCGATCAAAAATAGGTCGTGATTTCTATGATATTTTTTATCAAAAATGGGAAGCGCCTCCAAATTCAAGCAATTTTACTATTGTTATATCGGAACAACCCACACCTTCACTTGGGTCACTGGTTTCTGTGTCAGTGAATGATGAACAAGTATTTCGTTACAGACTTCAACCTCGGTATGAGATAATTGAGCAAGTTGCTAACTATGCTGTTCAATACACCTACAATTATATGCAAGAAAATAAGCATCAGTACAAAATTTATTAA